One Salinimonas marina DNA segment encodes these proteins:
- a CDS encoding RNA methyltransferase: MSCSQPLSLPSVYSIGLCNPKSAVNVASVLRAAGCYGATSVFYTGERYRRAKEFNADTKAMHKLIPTVGVEQLSEVIPQNATTVAIELVEGAQPLPEFEHPDNAFYVFGPEDGSLSQQDLSWCDKVVYIPTRGCMNLAATVNVVLYDRMAKSQYRSGDDLIRASRDKNNRTRVGQVNNK, encoded by the coding sequence ATGTCCTGTTCTCAGCCACTGTCGCTACCGTCTGTTTATAGCATAGGTTTGTGTAATCCCAAGTCAGCGGTCAATGTTGCTTCGGTGCTGCGCGCCGCCGGTTGCTATGGTGCCACCAGTGTTTTTTATACGGGCGAGCGTTATCGGCGGGCAAAAGAGTTTAATGCTGATACCAAGGCGATGCACAAGCTCATTCCTACGGTGGGGGTTGAGCAGCTCAGTGAGGTCATTCCCCAAAATGCCACCACAGTAGCGATAGAGTTAGTTGAAGGGGCACAGCCGCTGCCGGAATTTGAACATCCGGACAATGCCTTTTATGTATTCGGCCCAGAAGATGGCTCGCTATCACAGCAGGATTTGAGCTGGTGCGATAAAGTAGTGTATATACCTACCCGTGGCTGCATGAACCTGGCCGCTACGGTGAATGTGGTGTTATACGATCGAATGGCCAAATCTCAATACCGGTCAGGCGATGACCTGATTCGCGCCTCTCGGGATAAAAACAACCGTACCCGGGTGGGACAGGTGAACAATAAATAA